A region of Heliomicrobium gestii DNA encodes the following proteins:
- a CDS encoding class I SAM-dependent methyltransferase has translation MALPEHRQDVFLEHPGTELRITTVHKSTPSVEARARALAAELGALFVPREGKSAERLAQEAGEKAILIVEKNRLTLRQGEDAFFFHPNMATLRIRAVKEGKWDPLVHALDIRPGDRILDCTLGLGADALVAASVVGDRGEVIGIEHSPLIALIVREGLQQPLQGRVAALQQAMGRIRVVQGDHRALLSGFSDGSFDSVYFDPMFRRPQRASNGIGGLRQLADPRPLEAAVIAEARRVARRRVVLKERRDSLEWERLAPERIECGRYAPVAYGIWSGGGGNPWE, from the coding sequence ATGGCGCTACCGGAACATAGACAGGATGTGTTTCTCGAACATCCCGGAACAGAACTTCGGATCACAACCGTCCATAAAAGCACCCCGAGCGTCGAAGCAAGAGCCAGGGCGCTGGCGGCGGAACTGGGCGCCCTTTTTGTCCCGCGAGAGGGGAAATCAGCTGAGCGCCTGGCCCAGGAGGCTGGCGAAAAGGCGATCTTGATTGTTGAGAAGAATCGATTGACTCTGCGCCAGGGGGAGGACGCCTTCTTTTTTCACCCGAATATGGCCACCTTGCGCATTCGCGCCGTAAAAGAAGGAAAGTGGGATCCCCTCGTCCATGCCCTCGACATCCGACCGGGCGACCGGATCCTTGACTGCACCCTCGGTCTGGGCGCCGACGCCCTTGTGGCCGCTTCCGTTGTCGGTGACAGAGGAGAAGTGATCGGGATCGAACACAGTCCCTTGATCGCGCTGATTGTCCGCGAGGGTCTGCAACAGCCGCTACAGGGGCGTGTCGCCGCTCTGCAACAGGCGATGGGGCGCATCCGTGTCGTCCAGGGGGACCACCGCGCCCTGCTCAGTGGCTTTTCAGACGGCAGCTTTGACAGCGTCTACTTTGACCCGATGTTTCGAAGGCCCCAGCGCGCCTCCAACGGAATCGGCGGTCTTCGTCAATTGGCCGATCCCCGTCCCCTCGAAGCGGCGGTGATCGCCGAGGCGCGCCGCGTCGCTCGCCGTCGAGTGGTGCTGAAGGAACGGCGTGATAGTCTCGAATGGGAGCGCTTAGCGCCCGAACGGATCGAATGCGGAAGATACGCCCCTGTGGCTTACGGCATCTGGAGCGGAGGAGGTGGAAACCCTTGGGAATGA
- a CDS encoding cytochrome c biogenesis CcdA family protein yields the protein MDSVSFTVAFLAGIASFLSPCVLPLVPAYITYLTGSVVAELPHSDREGERAEEGDPKGKGESKAKKQPNTPFWRAIAFVLGFSVVFIALGATATVLGKWLIRYQGALRIAAGAIIVLFGLHLSGLLPIPGLYREVRFGGKPKTGGWVGAFLLGMAFAAGWSPCVGPILSAIYIYAATGETLGQGLALLAAYSAGLAVPFLVTALSIAKFDSWFRQMSRHLAKISMASGVVMVAVGLLILTDRLGRMSAYLDFLPNF from the coding sequence TTGGACTCGGTTTCATTCACTGTGGCCTTTCTCGCAGGAATCGCTTCCTTTTTATCGCCCTGCGTTCTGCCGCTTGTTCCGGCCTACATCACCTATCTGACCGGTTCCGTCGTCGCTGAGCTGCCTCATAGCGATAGGGAAGGGGAAAGGGCAGAGGAGGGGGACCCCAAAGGGAAGGGTGAAAGCAAGGCGAAAAAACAGCCGAATACCCCCTTCTGGCGCGCCATCGCCTTTGTTCTCGGTTTTTCCGTCGTCTTCATCGCATTGGGGGCAACCGCTACGGTGCTGGGGAAATGGTTGATCCGGTATCAGGGCGCCTTGCGCATCGCCGCCGGGGCGATCATCGTCCTTTTTGGTCTGCATCTGAGCGGTTTGTTGCCGATTCCCGGTCTTTATCGGGAGGTGCGTTTTGGCGGAAAGCCTAAAACCGGCGGATGGGTGGGCGCATTTTTGCTTGGCATGGCTTTTGCCGCCGGATGGTCGCCCTGCGTGGGACCGATCTTGTCGGCCATCTACATCTACGCCGCAACCGGTGAGACGCTGGGCCAGGGATTGGCCTTGCTGGCCGCCTATTCGGCAGGCTTAGCCGTCCCTTTTTTGGTGACAGCCCTCTCGATTGCCAAGTTTGATTCCTGGTTCCGTCAGATGAGCCGGCACCTGGCCAAGATCTCAATGGCCAGCGGTGTCGTCATGGTGGCAGTCGGTCTCCTGATCCTGACGGACCGGTTGGGCAGGATGAGCGCCTATCTGGACTTTTTACCGAACTTCTAA
- the hfq gene encoding RNA chaperone Hfq: MTKQLNLQDAFLNQVRKENLPVTIFLVNGFQIKGMVKGFDSFTVFLDVEGKQQMVYKHAISTIMPLRPVSLSMDANKA; this comes from the coding sequence ATGACCAAGCAACTTAATCTTCAGGATGCATTCCTGAATCAAGTGCGCAAAGAAAACCTCCCTGTCACCATTTTTTTGGTGAACGGCTTCCAAATCAAGGGGATGGTCAAAGGCTTTGACAGCTTTACCGTCTTTCTTGACGTAGAAGGCAAACAACAGATGGTCTACAAGCACGCCATCTCGACGATTATGCCGCTGCGACCGGTCTCGCTTTCCATGGATGCCAATAAAGCCTAA
- the mutL gene encoding DNA mismatch repair endonuclease MutL, producing the protein MGVIQRLDAHTVNQIAAGEVVERPASIVKELLENALDAGANRIDVTLAEGGKKLIRIVDNGCGMAVDDAELCVERHATSKIRRAEDLQAIQTLGFRGEALPSIAAVARLTITTRRSIDSQAARVRIDGGERHPTEAVGAPPGTTVQVEDLFFNTPARRKFLRSSTAEGSACAEVIWRLAAAHPHVAFSLTQGKQISFRSPGNNKTLETLSAVFGREILPFLLPLTSASPEGWTLKGFVGNPSLHRSNRNHQNWFVNQRWIRCRSLSQAVEEAYQGMLPGGRFPFFVLHLELPPETVDVNSHPTKQEIKIDRERDVADFTRQAVAQTLRARSLSRSLWSGAPEREQGNTGTTVSLPEKKEDGERWNQDRLLLVRERAASPSSLPEQPEQPLEYGARLDSGNMESTGSLHQSPPKWPKEPPKGYVTGDHAGSLADSPIVTPDECRGYEMPEAAPEAVPLLLARDVADWIPIGQFRRSYILAEGDETLFLIDQHAAHERVLYHELKERYLSESGECASQQLLLPVTVTLPPAEFQGAIESIAELRDAGLILEHFGGNTLLIRAVPVGLPPGEEEGLFRDILNSLMKGVRDREVVRGAALSSLACRGAVKAGKAMSHAEMSALLQQLARLEGVDTCPHGRPYLLRIDRAELERRFLRS; encoded by the coding sequence ATGGGAGTCATCCAACGCCTTGACGCGCATACCGTCAACCAGATCGCGGCCGGCGAGGTGGTCGAGCGGCCGGCGTCCATCGTCAAAGAACTGCTCGAAAACGCCCTCGACGCCGGTGCGAATCGCATCGACGTGACCCTCGCCGAGGGTGGGAAAAAACTGATCCGTATCGTCGATAACGGTTGCGGAATGGCTGTCGATGACGCCGAACTATGTGTTGAGCGACACGCCACCAGCAAGATTCGCCGGGCCGAGGATCTGCAGGCCATACAGACCCTCGGTTTTCGAGGCGAAGCGTTGCCCTCGATCGCCGCCGTAGCCCGCCTGACCATCACCACCCGCCGCAGCATCGACAGTCAGGCTGCGCGGGTGCGCATCGACGGGGGGGAACGCCACCCCACTGAGGCGGTGGGCGCTCCGCCAGGCACAACGGTCCAGGTGGAGGATCTCTTTTTCAATACGCCGGCCCGGCGCAAGTTTCTCCGTTCGTCCACGGCAGAAGGCTCTGCCTGCGCCGAGGTGATCTGGCGGTTGGCGGCTGCCCATCCCCATGTCGCCTTTTCCCTGACCCAGGGGAAACAGATTAGCTTCCGTTCGCCTGGAAATAATAAAACCTTAGAGACCTTGTCCGCTGTCTTTGGCCGGGAGATCCTTCCGTTCCTGCTTCCACTCACATCCGCATCGCCAGAAGGCTGGACCTTGAAGGGGTTTGTGGGAAACCCGTCGCTGCACCGGAGCAATCGCAATCACCAGAATTGGTTTGTCAACCAGCGCTGGATCCGTTGCCGCAGTCTGAGCCAGGCCGTGGAAGAAGCCTATCAGGGCATGCTGCCGGGTGGTCGGTTTCCTTTTTTTGTGCTCCATCTTGAACTGCCGCCGGAGACGGTCGACGTGAACAGTCACCCGACCAAGCAGGAGATCAAGATTGACCGGGAGCGAGATGTGGCTGATTTTACGCGCCAAGCAGTGGCGCAGACGTTGCGCGCCCGTTCCCTGTCGCGCTCCCTTTGGTCTGGTGCGCCTGAAAGGGAACAGGGAAACACTGGGACGACTGTTTCTCTCCCGGAAAAAAAGGAAGATGGGGAACGATGGAATCAGGACCGGCTTCTTCTTGTGCGAGAAAGGGCTGCTTCGCCATCTTCCCTGCCCGAGCAACCCGAGCAACCGCTGGAGTATGGCGCGCGCCTGGATAGCGGGAACATGGAATCCACCGGTTCTCTGCACCAGTCGCCTCCGAAATGGCCGAAAGAACCTCCAAAAGGCTACGTAACAGGAGATCATGCCGGCTCGCTGGCGGATTCTCCTATCGTTACACCTGACGAATGCAGGGGTTATGAGATGCCGGAAGCCGCGCCAGAAGCTGTGCCGCTGTTGTTGGCGCGAGATGTAGCCGATTGGATCCCCATCGGACAGTTTCGACGATCTTATATATTGGCTGAAGGCGACGAGACCCTCTTCCTGATCGATCAGCACGCCGCCCATGAGCGGGTGTTGTATCATGAGTTAAAAGAGCGTTACCTGAGTGAATCCGGTGAATGCGCCAGCCAGCAATTGTTGCTGCCGGTCACGGTGACTCTGCCGCCCGCTGAGTTTCAGGGCGCCATTGAGTCCATCGCCGAACTCCGCGACGCCGGGTTGATCCTGGAGCATTTCGGCGGCAATACGCTGCTGATCCGGGCGGTTCCGGTTGGACTGCCGCCGGGTGAGGAAGAGGGACTCTTTCGGGATATCTTGAACAGCCTGATGAAGGGTGTTCGTGATCGGGAGGTCGTCCGGGGGGCCGCCTTGAGCAGTTTGGCTTGTCGCGGCGCCGTCAAGGCGGGCAAAGCGATGAGCCACGCAGAGATGAGCGCCCTGCTGCAACAGTTGGCACGGCTCGAAGGGGTCGACACCTGCCCCCATGGACGCCCCTACCTGCTGCGCATCGACCGCGCTGAACTTGAACGCCGTTTTCTTAGGAGTTGA
- a CDS encoding MFS transporter yields the protein MNNLTGRITATFPALRHKNFRYFWFGQCISLLGTWMQRAAQQWLVYTLTKSAFLLGILGVGQFGPMLLFSLFAGVLIDRYPKKRILMMTQTALMIQALILAYLVYSGGVSYWKVLLLATSLGLVNTLDMPARQSFIIELVGRQDLTNAIALNSTIVNLARIAGPSLAAFLMANYGADFCFFINGVSFVPVIWGLYLTQPLAGVREKKQKKIFAEILEGLRYIAANPLILRAIVAMLAVGTFAMNMDVMIPVFADVVLGQGVHGYGVLLSAAGAGSLAASVLLAAKLRNKPSEKLIFFSALIISLFLVILNFIHSYFFAALVVVIVGFFNMIFMTSVNSTIQLNSDDIYRGRAMSIYTLAFAGTTPVGNFFAGAITHRFGPGAGFLMCGLVTGFFIAVIVAMILISRRAKQKRMLQGP from the coding sequence ATGAACAACTTGACGGGACGAATCACAGCGACATTCCCTGCATTGCGTCATAAAAATTTTCGATATTTTTGGTTTGGCCAGTGCATCTCCCTTTTGGGAACCTGGATGCAACGAGCGGCGCAACAGTGGCTGGTGTACACACTCACCAAGTCTGCTTTCTTATTGGGGATTTTGGGCGTCGGACAATTTGGGCCCATGTTGCTGTTTTCGCTTTTTGCCGGTGTTCTGATCGACCGCTACCCCAAAAAGCGAATCCTAATGATGACGCAGACAGCCTTGATGATACAAGCCCTGATCTTGGCCTATCTGGTCTATTCGGGTGGTGTCTCCTATTGGAAGGTGCTGTTGTTGGCAACATCCTTGGGTCTCGTCAATACCTTGGATATGCCGGCACGGCAGTCGTTTATCATTGAACTGGTCGGCAGACAGGACCTTACCAACGCGATCGCCTTGAACTCAACAATCGTCAATCTGGCGAGAATCGCCGGGCCTTCGCTGGCTGCCTTTTTGATGGCCAACTACGGGGCCGATTTTTGTTTTTTCATAAATGGCGTCAGCTTTGTCCCCGTGATTTGGGGTCTCTATTTAACGCAACCGCTCGCCGGCGTTCGAGAAAAGAAGCAAAAGAAGATCTTCGCCGAGATCCTTGAAGGATTGCGGTATATCGCAGCAAACCCCTTGATTTTACGGGCGATCGTCGCGATGTTGGCTGTCGGCACTTTTGCCATGAATATGGATGTGATGATCCCCGTTTTTGCCGATGTTGTGCTCGGTCAAGGGGTGCACGGCTATGGCGTCCTGCTCTCGGCCGCAGGCGCCGGCTCGCTGGCGGCATCGGTTTTGCTGGCAGCCAAACTGAGGAACAAGCCGAGCGAAAAGCTGATCTTTTTTAGCGCCCTGATAATTTCCCTTTTTCTCGTGATTCTCAATTTTATTCACTCCTACTTTTTTGCCGCTCTGGTTGTTGTCATCGTGGGGTTTTTCAATATGATCTTCATGACATCGGTGAATTCAACGATTCAATTGAATTCCGATGACATCTACCGGGGCAGAGCCATGAGCATTTACACGTTGGCATTTGCCGGAACGACACCAGTCGGCAATTTTTTTGCCGGCGCCATTACCCATCGGTTTGGTCCGGGCGCCGGTTTTCTCATGTGCGGTCTTGTGACCGGCTTTTTTATCGCGGTGATTGTTGCCATGATTTTGATCAGCAGGAGAGCGAAACAAAAAAGAATGCTTCAAGGTCCCTAA
- the miaB gene encoding tRNA (N6-isopentenyl adenosine(37)-C2)-methylthiotransferase MiaB — translation MSRSRLVSDKKNTYHILTYGCQMNERDTESLTGFLRQMGYREAAPDEAGILLINTCCVRESAERKILGKLGELRKYKLARPETVIGIGGCMVQQPGMGERIRKEYPYVDIVFGTHNLHQLPRMIEQCQFGQVVEVWDSEGEVVEDLPERKVEGIKAHVTIMYGCNNFCSYCIVPHVRGRERSRNPEDVVKEVHSLVGQGVKEVTLLGQNVNSYGKDLQPPVTFADLLRIVNGIDGLKRIRFTTSHPKDFDLALIEAMAESDKVCEHIHLPVQAGSNRILTAMNRGYTREHYMEMISRIREAMPQVALTTDIIVGFPGETEEDFADTLDLVEKVRYDNAFTFLYSKRSGTPAAELAEQVDADTKKARFQRLLQLQNGISLEHNKAHIGTLHEVLVEGRSKTNKELMTGRTRGNKIVVFAGDEHQAGETVCVRIDEARTWTLLGTLVPQNGQPQ, via the coding sequence ATGTCGAGGAGCAGACTTGTGAGCGATAAGAAGAATACCTATCATATTTTGACCTATGGCTGTCAGATGAACGAACGCGACACAGAGTCGCTGACCGGTTTTCTTCGGCAGATGGGGTATAGGGAAGCGGCGCCTGATGAGGCGGGGATTCTGCTGATCAACACCTGCTGTGTCCGTGAATCAGCCGAACGCAAGATACTGGGCAAACTGGGCGAACTGCGCAAGTATAAGCTCGCTCGCCCGGAAACGGTCATCGGCATCGGCGGCTGCATGGTTCAACAGCCTGGTATGGGTGAACGGATCCGCAAGGAATATCCCTACGTGGACATCGTCTTTGGCACCCATAACTTGCACCAGTTGCCGCGCATGATCGAGCAGTGTCAATTTGGACAGGTAGTCGAGGTCTGGGACAGCGAAGGCGAGGTCGTCGAAGACCTGCCGGAACGCAAGGTCGAGGGCATCAAAGCCCATGTGACGATCATGTACGGCTGCAACAATTTCTGCAGCTACTGCATCGTCCCCCATGTGCGCGGCCGGGAACGCAGCCGCAACCCGGAAGACGTCGTCAAAGAGGTCCATTCTCTTGTCGGCCAAGGGGTCAAGGAAGTAACCCTCCTCGGACAAAATGTCAATTCCTACGGCAAGGACCTGCAACCGCCCGTTACTTTTGCCGACCTTTTGCGGATCGTCAATGGCATCGATGGGCTGAAGCGGATACGGTTTACCACATCTCACCCCAAGGACTTCGATTTGGCCTTAATTGAGGCGATGGCCGAGTCGGACAAGGTCTGCGAGCACATCCACCTGCCTGTCCAGGCCGGGAGCAACCGCATCCTGACCGCCATGAACCGCGGCTACACCCGCGAACACTATATGGAGATGATCAGCCGGATCCGCGAAGCGATGCCCCAAGTGGCCTTGACAACAGACATCATCGTCGGCTTCCCCGGCGAGACGGAGGAGGACTTCGCCGATACGCTCGATCTGGTCGAAAAGGTCCGCTATGACAACGCCTTCACCTTCCTCTATTCCAAGCGCAGCGGCACCCCAGCGGCTGAATTGGCCGAACAGGTGGACGCAGACACGAAAAAAGCGCGCTTTCAACGGCTCTTGCAGTTGCAAAATGGGATCAGCCTGGAACACAACAAGGCCCACATCGGGACTTTACACGAGGTTCTGGTGGAGGGCAGGAGCAAAACGAACAAAGAACTGATGACAGGGCGGACGCGGGGCAACAAGATCGTCGTCTTCGCCGGCGATGAACATCAGGCGGGGGAGACGGTCTGTGTTCGCATCGATGAGGCGCGGACGTGGACGCTTTTGGGAACACTCGTGCCGCAGAACGGGCAGCCTCAATGA
- the mutS gene encoding DNA mismatch repair protein MutS has translation MKAVTPMMRQYQEIKNRQPDAILFFRLGDFYEMFGPDALLASRELEITLTGRDAGLKERIPMCGVPYHSAQGYISRLVEKGYKVAICEQVEDPAAAKGIVRREIVRVVTPGTLMDTNVLEEKSNNYLVAVAHLSDEWGLAALDVFTGDFLTARWHDRDMAAFQAEILRLSPKELLVHPVVAANFADLAEGWRKQGILVSPFPAEGLTLEQATTVLKRQFQLSSLEAFGCAHWPAAIVAAAINLRYVQETQRANLPHITRLRSYTTERFMRLDPATRRNLELTQTMREGSRKGALLGVIDKTITAMGGRLIKRWLEQPLTDAEAICQRQAVVSALVDDGLMRQDIRAGLRTVYDLERLAGKVAYGSANGRDLIALASSLEALPPLLDKLRQGPPVLDRLARQIDPLTPVAQCIVETLVDEPPVSVRDGGLIRSGFHPEVDELRDSAGSGKEWLARIEQRERERTGIRSLKVGFNKVFGYYIEVSKANMASVPADYIRKQTLTNGERYITPELKTYEEKILGAEEKLTQLEYGLFTELRDAVEAVLPQLQKTAEQVAHLDVFASLAQVAVEQGYVCPAIHDGMEIQIQGGRHPVVEAHLGPGVFVPNDTRFDDGEALLLITGPNMAGKSTYMRQVALIVLLAQVGSFVPATSASVGVVDRIFTRVGASDDLATGQSTFMVEMTEVAHILHHATPRSLVILDEVGRGTSTFDGMAIAWAVAEAIQRLGAKSLFATHYHELVRLEERLPSVRCYTIAVRESGDDIVFLHQIRPGGVNKSYGIQVARLAGLPSSVILRAREILAGLESNQDKRPAPGVNPSTAWMPLECTVHTHIEGGEATFCHPSTEKDITDASDVLVADGGDAGQLMLFGEKDSSAVQRKDSETASRLVDELGRLDINRMTPLDALNWLAKQQKKLKRGR, from the coding sequence ATGAAAGCTGTCACTCCCATGATGAGACAATATCAGGAGATCAAAAACCGCCAGCCTGACGCCATCCTCTTTTTTCGTCTCGGCGATTTTTACGAGATGTTTGGACCGGATGCGCTCCTGGCCTCACGAGAATTAGAAATAACCCTGACAGGGCGAGACGCCGGTTTAAAAGAGCGCATCCCCATGTGCGGCGTGCCCTACCACTCGGCTCAGGGGTACATATCGCGTCTCGTCGAGAAAGGCTATAAGGTCGCCATCTGTGAGCAGGTGGAAGACCCGGCGGCCGCCAAAGGGATTGTCCGGCGGGAGATCGTCCGCGTCGTCACTCCGGGCACCCTCATGGACACGAATGTCCTTGAAGAAAAGAGCAATAACTACCTCGTCGCTGTGGCCCACCTCTCTGATGAGTGGGGACTGGCGGCGCTCGATGTCTTCACCGGCGATTTTCTGACGGCGCGCTGGCATGATCGCGACATGGCTGCTTTTCAAGCAGAAATTCTGCGCCTGAGTCCCAAGGAACTGCTCGTTCACCCGGTTGTGGCGGCCAACTTCGCCGACCTGGCGGAAGGCTGGCGGAAGCAGGGCATCCTTGTCAGCCCTTTTCCGGCAGAGGGTCTGACCTTGGAACAAGCGACAACAGTTCTCAAAAGGCAGTTTCAACTGTCTAGCCTGGAAGCCTTCGGCTGCGCCCACTGGCCGGCGGCCATTGTTGCCGCCGCCATCAATCTCCGTTACGTCCAGGAAACGCAGCGGGCCAATCTGCCCCACATCACGCGCTTGCGGAGTTACACGACAGAGCGTTTCATGCGCCTTGACCCAGCGACCCGCCGCAACCTGGAACTGACCCAGACGATGCGCGAGGGCAGCCGCAAAGGCGCACTGTTGGGCGTCATCGACAAGACTATCACCGCCATGGGCGGCCGGTTGATCAAGCGCTGGCTCGAACAGCCGCTGACAGACGCAGAGGCCATCTGCCAGCGCCAGGCTGTCGTTTCGGCGTTGGTGGATGACGGCCTGATGCGCCAGGACATCCGCGCCGGATTGCGAACCGTCTACGATCTGGAGCGGCTCGCCGGCAAGGTGGCCTACGGTTCAGCCAACGGCCGGGACCTGATCGCCCTGGCCTCATCGCTGGAGGCGCTGCCTCCGCTTCTGGACAAGCTTCGCCAGGGACCGCCGGTGCTCGATAGGCTTGCCCGCCAGATTGACCCGCTCACACCGGTGGCCCAATGCATTGTTGAAACGCTCGTCGACGAGCCTCCCGTCTCTGTTCGCGACGGAGGTCTGATCCGCAGCGGCTTTCACCCGGAAGTGGACGAACTGCGGGATAGCGCCGGTTCCGGCAAGGAGTGGCTGGCCCGCATTGAGCAACGAGAGCGGGAGCGGACAGGGATCCGGTCGCTAAAGGTCGGTTTCAACAAAGTCTTCGGCTATTATATCGAGGTGTCCAAAGCCAACATGGCCAGCGTTCCTGCCGACTATATCCGCAAGCAAACCTTGACCAACGGCGAACGCTATATCACACCGGAACTGAAAACCTACGAGGAGAAAATCCTTGGCGCCGAAGAGAAGCTGACCCAGTTGGAATACGGCCTTTTTACGGAACTGCGCGACGCCGTCGAGGCTGTTCTGCCGCAGTTGCAGAAGACAGCTGAGCAGGTGGCCCATCTCGATGTGTTTGCCTCCCTGGCCCAGGTGGCCGTCGAGCAGGGCTATGTCTGTCCTGCTATCCACGATGGGATGGAGATTCAGATTCAGGGCGGACGCCATCCTGTCGTGGAGGCCCACCTGGGACCGGGCGTCTTTGTTCCCAACGACACGCGCTTTGACGACGGCGAGGCGCTGCTCTTGATCACCGGTCCCAATATGGCTGGCAAGAGCACCTACATGCGCCAGGTTGCCTTGATCGTGCTCCTGGCCCAGGTGGGTTCTTTTGTGCCGGCCACGTCGGCTTCTGTCGGGGTGGTGGACCGCATCTTTACCCGCGTCGGCGCCTCAGACGACCTCGCGACAGGCCAGAGCACCTTCATGGTCGAGATGACAGAAGTGGCCCATATCCTCCACCATGCCACACCACGCAGCCTCGTCATTCTCGATGAGGTGGGGCGCGGGACCAGCACCTTTGACGGCATGGCCATCGCCTGGGCCGTGGCAGAGGCCATCCAGCGTCTCGGGGCCAAATCGCTCTTTGCCACCCACTATCACGAACTGGTTCGCCTGGAAGAAAGGCTGCCCAGCGTGCGCTGTTACACCATCGCTGTCCGCGAATCTGGCGACGATATCGTCTTTTTGCACCAGATCCGCCCTGGCGGTGTCAATAAAAGCTACGGCATCCAGGTGGCTCGCTTGGCTGGACTGCCCTCATCGGTCATCCTGCGGGCCCGGGAGATCCTGGCCGGCTTGGAAAGCAACCAGGATAAAAGGCCGGCTCCCGGCGTCAATCCTTCGACGGCCTGGATGCCGCTGGAGTGTACCGTCCACACCCATATTGAAGGCGGAGAAGCAACGTTTTGTCATCCTTCAACGGAAAAAGATATAACAGACGCTTCCGACGTTCTTGTCGCCGATGGCGGTGATGCAGGTCAATTGATGCTCTTCGGCGAAAAAGACTCGTCTGCAGTGCAACGCAAAGACAGCGAGACGGCCTCCCGCCTGGTCGACGAATTGGGCCGCCTGGACATCAACCGCATGACCCCCCTGGACGCCCTCAACTGGTTGGCCAAACAGCAGAAAAAGCTGAAACGGGGGAGGTAG
- the miaA gene encoding tRNA (adenosine(37)-N6)-dimethylallyltransferase MiaA produces MLIVGPTAVGKSDAGIALAQRFNGEIISGDSMQVYRGMDIGTAKLKPEERGGIIHHMIDILDPDQPFSVADFQRRVTALIADIVGRGRLPILVGGTGLYVRSIIDHYAFTDEATDLELRQRLEEEAASFGLEVLHNRLTEVDPAAARRIHVNDRKRIIRALEVYHLTGRRQSDFHYADAIQQPKYRLAPIALTMERQELYRRIDLRAQIMIESGLVEEVKGLLKRGFPPTLPSMQAIGYKEIVGYLQGEYDLTQALYLLQRNTRHFAKRQYTWFRRDSRLIWFAADAIEREKLLEGMCNAVRNALGGHVERNINDGGALR; encoded by the coding sequence GTGCTTATTGTGGGACCCACGGCGGTGGGCAAGTCTGATGCCGGCATCGCCCTGGCCCAGCGTTTCAACGGTGAGATCATCTCCGGTGACTCGATGCAGGTCTACCGGGGAATGGATATCGGAACAGCCAAGCTGAAACCGGAGGAGCGGGGCGGCATCATCCATCACATGATCGATATTCTCGATCCCGATCAGCCCTTCAGTGTGGCCGACTTTCAACGACGTGTCACGGCGCTCATCGCCGACATCGTCGGACGGGGCCGGTTGCCGATCCTGGTGGGCGGCACGGGGCTCTATGTCCGGTCGATCATCGATCACTATGCCTTCACCGACGAAGCGACGGATCTGGAACTGCGCCAGCGATTGGAGGAGGAAGCCGCGTCTTTCGGGCTGGAAGTCCTGCACAACCGGCTGACCGAGGTGGACCCCGCTGCGGCCCGGCGGATCCATGTGAATGACCGCAAGCGCATCATCCGCGCCCTGGAGGTCTATCATCTGACAGGACGCCGCCAGAGCGATTTTCACTACGCCGACGCCATTCAACAGCCGAAATACCGTCTTGCCCCCATTGCCCTAACGATGGAACGGCAAGAGTTGTACCGTCGCATTGACCTGCGTGCCCAGATCATGATAGAATCGGGTTTAGTGGAAGAAGTAAAAGGGCTCCTAAAACGGGGATTCCCGCCAACGCTTCCATCGATGCAGGCCATCGGTTACAAGGAAATCGTCGGGTATCTTCAGGGCGAATACGACCTGACACAGGCACTCTACTTACTGCAGCGGAATACGCGGCATTTTGCCAAGCGTCAGTATACATGGTTTCGCCGGGACTCCCGGCTGATCTGGTTTGCCGCCGACGCCATTGAGCGAGAGAAACTGCTGGAGGGCATGTGCAACGCCGTTCGGAACGCTCTTGGAGGGCATGTAGAGAGAAATATAAATGATGGAGGGGCACTCAGATGA
- a CDS encoding NHL repeat-containing protein yields MTEMTSDSLPFIPVALVPLTGGRAVAADPQGMLYILDPEGKVERQFGRSAGSEVTKLTGLAVDPRGYIFVGTDERIEVWHGTGEFASYFSVGGGVTSLAVNEEGKLLVSDRNGKIKIFSAARPGNSLLMSKYPE; encoded by the coding sequence GTGACGGAGATGACCTCCGATAGTCTCCCCTTTATCCCGGTCGCCCTGGTTCCGCTTACAGGCGGTCGCGCCGTTGCCGCCGATCCGCAAGGCATGCTGTATATTCTGGACCCTGAAGGCAAGGTGGAACGGCAGTTCGGCCGCAGCGCCGGCAGCGAAGTGACCAAGCTCACCGGTCTTGCCGTCGATCCCAGGGGGTATATTTTTGTGGGGACCGACGAACGCATTGAGGTTTGGCATGGAACGGGCGAGTTTGCTTCCTATTTTTCCGTTGGCGGCGGTGTGACATCGCTTGCGGTAAATGAGGAGGGAAAATTGCTTGTTAGCGATCGAAATGGCAAGATCAAAATATTTTCGGCGGCCAGACCAGGGAATTCGCTATTGATGTCGAAATATCCAGAATAA